The Salvia miltiorrhiza cultivar Shanhuang (shh) chromosome 1, IMPLAD_Smil_shh, whole genome shotgun sequence genome has a window encoding:
- the LOC131007211 gene encoding zinc finger BED domain-containing protein RICESLEEPER 1-like, whose amino-acid sequence MASSPPEVSSTMPNAVTSQNSIDNQLSTDDHIVTNSSSNANDNTDIEGGSGDGETGGSGDGETRAEDDLSFQPKKRQKTSKVWLEYNVIDDVNKAECKHCRSRLSILKSKSTTHLSRHLACCLKRKLHQKQQQKISLEPINENSVSMASIALTDGKFDMRKMREAIAHWILMHEHPFTIVEEEGFNMMQKRAALEWEKVSRNTIKKDCTQVYDIERKKLMAQLKSINKISVTTDLWRSTNQKIEYMVLTGHFVDSCWKLQKRILSFVHLPPPHRGVEIADNLYKCMKDWGIENKVFTISVDNASNNDVAIRILADTFSRNKKLLCGGKLFHVRCCAHILNLMVQDGLSRIAYIIEDIHESVLFINYNEARLRAFSEIVQQLQLPHRKLVLECKTRWNSTYEMLSTAIKFKEVFPRYQDREPRYTCCPSNEDWVKVEKVCTILQVFDSATRIISGSEYPTSNLFLNEVYRIKVLLDKIHKDETEEPFILDMVGAMKSKFDKYWGECNLLMAIAAILDPRCKMTVIEYCFPKMYSKEEAREKIKKVRDALFELYDEYVADMYSDISTQSGQIIDNTNRTSGVQEASGWSEFIQHVKSAQTSKPQQSELSNYLEEGCHICEDMSTPFDALEWWRTSALKYRILSKMARDILAIPVSTVASEATFSAGGRVIDTYRASLNADTVQTLICGGDWCRSLHGVKRKNKSEKKPLEIMLPTS is encoded by the exons ATGGCATCCTCTCCTCCCGAAGTCTCCTCAACAATGCCCAATGCAGTAACATCTCAAAACTCCATTGACAATCAGCTTTCAACGGATGATCATATTGTTACAAATTCATCATCAAATGCCAATGACAATACTGACATTGAAGGTGGAAGTGGAGATGGTGAAACAGGTGGAAGTGGAGATGGTGAAACAAGAGCAGAAGATGATTTGAGCTTTCAGCCGAAGAAAAGACAAAAGACATCAAAAGTTTGGTTGGAGTATAATGTAATTGATGACGTGAATAAAGCCGAGTGCAAGCATTGCAGATCTAGACTATCTATTTTGAAGAGCAAGAGTACTACCCACCTCTCAAGACACTTGGCTTGTTGTTTGAAGCGAAAGCTACATCAGAAGCAACAACAAAAGATTTCACTGGAGCCTATCAATGAAAATAGTGTTTCCATGGCTTCCATTGCTCTCACGGATGGAAAATTTGACATGAGAAAAATGAGGGAGGCAATTGCTCATTGGATACTCATGCACGAGCATCCATTTACTATTGTTGAAGAGGAAGGGTTTAATATGATGCAGAAACGTGCAGCATTGGAATGGGAAAAGGTATCACGCAATACAATCAAGAAAGATTGTACTCAAGTGTATGATATTGAGAGGAAGAAGCTGATGGCACAACTAAAGAGCATCAACAAGATTAGTGTGACTACCGATTTGTGGAGATCAACGAATCAGAAGATCGAATACATGGTACTTACTGGACATTTTGTTGACTCTTGCTGGAAATTGCAAAAAAGAATTCTTAGTTTTGTTCATCTGCCACCTCCTCATCGTGGTGTTGAGATAGCGGATAATCTTTACAAGTGTATGAAGGATTGGGGTATTGAGAATAAGGTGTTCACCATTTCAGTCGACAATGCTTCAAACAACGATGTGGCAATTCGCATATTGGCGGACACTTTCTCAAGAAACAAGAAGTTGCTATGTGGAGGTAAACTATTCCATGTGCGGTGTTGTGCACACATCTTGAACCTTATGGTTCAAGATGGACTTTCGAGGATTGCTTACATTATTGAAGACATACATGAAAGTGTGCTTTTCATCAATTATAATGAGGCAAGACTTCGGGCATTTTCTGAAATTGTGCAGCAGTTACAACTACCACATCGGAAGCTTGTTCTCGAGTGCAAAACAAGATGGAATTCCACATATGAAATGCTGTCAACTGCCATCAAGTTCAAAGAGGTGTTTCCAAGATACCAAGACCGAGAGCCGCGATATACTTGTTGTCCAAGCAATGAAGACTGGGTGAAAGTTGAAAAGGTGTGTACCATATTGCAAGTATTTGATTCAGCCACTCGTATCATATCTGGGAGTGAGTATCCAACATCAAATCTGTTTCTGAATGAAGTTTATCGAATCAAAGTGTTGTTGGATAAGATTCATAAGGATGAAACTGAAGAACCCTTTATTCTTGACATGGTTGGAGCTATGAAGAGTAAATTTGACAAATATTGGGGAGAGTGCAACTTGTTGATGGCTATTGCTGCTATTTTAGATCCGAGGTGTAAGATGACGGTCATTGAGTATTGTTTTCCCAAGATGTATTCCAAAgaagaagctcgtgaaaaaatCAAGAAAGTGAGGGATGCATTATTTGAGCTGTATGATGAATATGTGGCAGACATGTATTCTGATATTTCTACACAAAGTGGGCAAATTATTGACAATACCAATCGCACAAGTGGAGTTCAAGAAGCTTCGGGTTGGTCCGAGTTCATTCAACATGTGAAATCTGCTCAAACTAGTAAGCCACAACAGTCAGAGTTGAGCAACTACTTGGAAGAGGGATGTCATATTTGTGAAGATATGTCAACTCCATTTGATGCTTTAGAATGGTGGAGAACGAGTGCATTGAAGTATCGTATATTATCTAAAATGGCTCGTGATATATTAGCTATTCCCGTATCAACTGTGGCATCAGAAGCTACTTTTAGCGCAGGGGGTCGAGTTATTGATACATATCGAGCCTCATTGAATGCCGATACAGTGCAAACATTAATTTGTGGAGGAGATTGGTGTCGTAGTCTTCATGGTGTGAAGAGAAAGAACAAA AGTGAGAAGAAACCTTTGGAGATTATGCTACCCACTTCTTGA